The Microlunatus antarcticus genome window below encodes:
- a CDS encoding copper resistance protein CopC yields MGTPTFADDKTSVTVQPVAPLPDDRYRVGYELAAFDGHPGSGVLEFEVSRDGESHAPAWPSEETASTVTPPAQAADADRSRPWILATTGAVIVLLTVVLLRLDRADRRRKAAAEE; encoded by the coding sequence CTGGGGACCCCGACGTTCGCCGACGACAAGACCTCGGTCACCGTCCAGCCCGTCGCCCCGCTCCCCGACGACCGGTACCGCGTGGGCTACGAGCTGGCGGCCTTCGACGGGCATCCCGGCAGCGGTGTGCTCGAGTTCGAGGTCAGCCGGGACGGCGAGTCGCACGCCCCTGCCTGGCCCAGCGAGGAGACGGCGTCGACGGTCACCCCTCCGGCGCAAGCAGCGGACGCCGACCGCAGCAGGCCGTGGATCCTCGCCACGACCGGCGCCGTGATCGTTCTCCTCACCGTCGTGCTGCTCCGCCTCGACCGCGCCGACCGCCGCAGGAAGGCCGCTGCGGAGGAATAG
- a CDS encoding PhzF family phenazine biosynthesis protein — translation MKVPLFQLDAFATRRFTGNPAAVVVLQEFLDDDLLQAVAAETNLSETAFVVPGGPGYRLRWFTPVVEVPLCGHATLAAGMVVLDRLEPGRTSVAFATASGPLTVSRRETTYEVDLPVRAVEPVATPPLLSAALGVTPEETASDGGNYLARLKSASDVQTLAPDLAAVAKLDRTGVVVTAAGDGPYDFVSRYFAPAKGIPEDPVTSGAHCGLVPFWAARTGRDTFVAHQASRRGGDLTGRLVGDRVLLGGACILFLEGHIEL, via the coding sequence GTGAAGGTGCCCCTGTTCCAGCTGGACGCCTTCGCGACCCGTCGGTTCACCGGCAACCCGGCCGCCGTCGTGGTGCTGCAGGAGTTCCTGGACGACGACCTCCTCCAGGCCGTCGCCGCCGAGACCAACCTCTCCGAGACGGCGTTCGTCGTGCCCGGCGGGCCCGGCTACCGACTGCGCTGGTTCACGCCGGTGGTCGAGGTGCCGTTGTGCGGGCACGCCACGCTCGCCGCGGGGATGGTGGTGCTCGACCGGCTCGAGCCGGGGCGTACGAGCGTCGCCTTCGCCACCGCGAGCGGCCCGTTGACGGTGAGCCGTCGGGAGACCACGTACGAGGTCGACCTGCCGGTACGTGCGGTCGAACCCGTCGCGACACCGCCGCTGCTGTCGGCCGCGCTCGGCGTCACGCCCGAGGAGACCGCGAGCGACGGGGGGAACTACCTCGCCCGGCTGAAGTCGGCCTCCGACGTACAGACGCTCGCGCCGGATCTCGCGGCGGTCGCGAAGCTGGACCGGACCGGCGTCGTGGTCACCGCAGCGGGCGACGGGCCGTACGACTTCGTGAGCCGCTACTTCGCGCCGGCCAAGGGCATCCCCGAGGACCCGGTGACCAGTGGTGCGCACTGCGGGCTGGTGCCGTTCTGGGCGGCGCGGACGGGTCGGGACACCTTCGTCGCCCACCAGGCGTCGCGGCGTGGGGGCGACCTCACGGGCCGGCTCGTCGGTGACCGCGTGCTGCTGGGTGGCGCGTGCATCCTCTTCCTCGAGGGCCACATCGAGCTGTGA